Part of the Oncorhynchus mykiss isolate Arlee chromosome 23, USDA_OmykA_1.1, whole genome shotgun sequence genome is shown below.
CTCACTCAATTCTGCACTGTCTTCTATTACTAAGGACCTGAAGACCCAGCCTAGTCCTCTTTAGAAAACGATGATTTCCTGTTCATGACTGAATATTTCCTGTTAAAGTGAGTAAAATCTCAAGATTTCACTTGTGTGTGAGTCAGAGAGTGACTCAGGATGGTGTATTGTTGGTAGAGACCTTTCTGCCCTTGATTTGGGGGAGCTGTGCAGTACTCCCACTCTAATCTTGGAATCTCTCCAACCTCAAAAAGGGCTAGAAACAGGAGAGGATGTCTGCAGAAGTGATTAACCAACATACACAGAAACAGTCACAGAATCGAGGTCTACTGTACATGTTATGAATGTTTGTCACACTGTTTTCTCTTGCAGGTGCCAAAGTCATGTAATGCCCAACAGAATGTGGAGAACCAGAAAGCTCTTCTGGACATCCTGGGACCCAGGAAGCAGGTCTCCTACAGGACTGACATCATTGGGGGAGTTCCTATCATCACCCAGACGCAGGTAGCCAAGGCTAGCCACCCTACCTTTCCCTAACCCTAGCTAGTTGCATGTCAATAGAGTTGCAGTTGATAGTTTGAGCATCTACAGTCCTTCTTTAGGGTCCTTCTTTAGACATAATGACTTATGTCTACCCCCATAACCCGGCCTCACTAGATATTGCCTTACCTAGTCAGCCTCTTAAGTTGTACATTTAACTGAGATGTTGTGGATGTAAATCACCTTTGGTGTATTTCCCTCCAACagcaggaagggggagagggcCAGGAGGGTTCGGAGCGTGAGTTGCTGCGGAGGTCGTACAGCCAGCTGCCATACTTCCTGGGCAGGCCGACCCAGGACCGGGCGGTCATCAAGTCTGGATACTGTGTGAAGCAGGGAGCTGTGGTGTGTATAATGGACTATGGTGGGGTACAGCGAGAGGCTCTGAGTTTGGGGTACTTTAGGTTAAAGTATGAGGCCATGAGTATGAGGAAGTAAATTGCTATTTTTTTCCCCCAGATGAGAAATTGGAAAAGGAGATATTTCTTACTGGAGGATAACACCATGAGTTACTTCAAATCAGATCTGGTAAGCAATTTTCATTAACACTGGAAAGAATACCGGAATGACTTAttacacgcactcacacactcacactgcgTTTGTCCTCTTGTCCTGACACGCTCCGCCTCAAGTCCTTGGAATCTTGTGCCATTGTTACACATGTCCTAGCATGCCCCTGTCTCTGTGCCctaccacgcacgcacgcacacacacacacacactccacaaagcaCTTCCATGCTTGCCTATATTTTGCACCAGCATGTGTCTAATTTGCGTAGACAGTCTTTCTCCCTTGTCTTCTAAATATACTGCATCAATAAGGTCTTGAAAGTTGGTTTTACTCAACAAAGATGATTCCTAAAGACTGTGGAGCAAGTGTCATAGCACACGTTATAGCAGTATGTTATACATTTTGGGctctttaaaatgttatttttcattttcttgaactgctctccctctctcttcaggaGAAGGAGCCTCTGAGAATGATTCCATTGAAGGAGGTCCACAAAGTTCAGGAGTGCAAACAGAGGTACTACACAACCCTCAACATTGTCATGGTAGAACGTAGCCTCTACAGCGACCTACATGTGGCATGTTGCCAACTTTGATTTTGATCACTGTTGGATTTGTATTTCCAGTGACATCATGATGAGGGATAATCTCTTTGAGGTCGTCACCACTTCTAGGACTTTTTACATCCAGGTGAGAAGAGACCCAACATCTTTTTACCAACACACTATTACATAATGTCtaaatcagggatgggcaactttggtGGGGCCACAAAAAAATCGGAACTAATGATGAGGGGCTGGAGTGGCCGCTGGTGTACCACCCGGGGGACCCACAACCATACACTGGCTGAATTCAGTTGATGATAGGACATAGACAAGTTGTAAATACAACAACATGTACTGATATTTTATCATACAAAAATTGAGACGtatggtctgtttacatatattttaaaGGCTATTTATGCAGAAAATGTGTAAAACCAGTACAAACTGTATTTATGAGTATGCGACAATGTTTTAGGTTGACAAATTATATTACGCAATTTCTGATATCTCCTGCATAAATAAAAACAGGATTTTGCCTCTACAGCCATTCATTCCAGTTAGATTGGTTTGATATTCTCCCTGACTAATATGTCTGCCATTTTCACCCCATTCTGGAACTTGGAGGGTTTATGACATAGCCCCTCTGGTAATTTAATAGAATCTATGGTCGTCCCCCTTTGGGCCAATTGAGATATCACGTGTGACCTAATACATTTCAGTTAATTACGATAGCCCCTgccttgggccaatcagtgtatTTTTGTAAATGCTGGCCCTCTATGGTAAGACGCATAATTTACCCAAATTTCATCAGAATCGGTccag
Proteins encoded:
- the LOC110502508 gene encoding pleckstrin homology domain-containing family A member 1 isoform X7 — protein: MPYVDRQNRICGFLDIEENESSGKFLRRYFILDTQPGSLVWYMDNPQNLPIGADCVGSLKLTYISKVSDATKQRPKAEFCFVINAGMRKFFLQANDQQDLVEWVNALNKATKITVPKSCNAQQNVENQKALLDILGPRKQVSYRTDIIGGVPIITQTQQEGGEGQEGSERELLRRSYSQLPYFLGRPTQDRAVIKSGYCVKQGAVMRNWKRRYFLLEDNTMSYFKSDLEKEPLRMIPLKEVHKVQECKQSDIMMRDNLFEVVTTSRTFYIQADSPEEMHSWIKAVSGAIVAQRGPGRSAATRLKSDY